acaaatccgtttttataaaaaaatgtatacaaaaacatattttacaaaaataaatgtatacaaacacatattttatctatattcttatatatatatatatatatatatatatatatatatatatatatatatatatatatatatatatattaaaggaggTTAGTTTTTAGGAATAGTGAACTTATCTGTTATTTGCCAAGAATCATCCTtctgttttctttgtttttttcaaGGGTCTTATTGTTCTTCATTAGTTTTGTTGGGTCTTATTGTTCTTCATTAATTTTGTTGAGGGTCTTATTTGCTGTTTCATCTCAACTAATCCCATGTCTGTTTCTTTCATCTTTATCCGTATTTTCGAACCTTGTGCATTCAGTACTCTTTCTTCTTTTGTTTCCTTGCTTTCTTTGCATTACTCTTTCTTCCTTTTCGCGGTTCAGACGCCTCCATTTGCTTCTTCTGCTTCCTTCGTTTGTGTGCAGGTAGAATGTTTGCTTTCTATTCCGTTTTCTTATCTTCTAATTGTCACGTTGTGTATTTTCGCTCCTGgtatagtttttttattttctattcgTTGCGTTTAAATGTTGTGATGTACGGTCCGCGGAAACGAATTTGCCGTGATGGTGGCCCCTCAGCTGTTGCTGGTGACGCCACCTCAACGTCGGCTGTTCCTTATGTTCAGGTTGCTCATGCTGCTCGCTGTGGTCCACGGCCAGGTCGGATGAGGCTTCCGCCTGTTCTTCCTCAGTATGTTGACCTAGGGGATAGTCGTTGTGTCTGTGAGTATTGTGGTGCCTTTTTTGGTTTTCTGAAAGGTGTATGAAATTATCTACGCGTAATCATCCAAGGTATAGTCGTTGTTGCAGGTCTGGTGAAGTTGTCCTGCCCTATCCCTCTACATTTCCACCTGAATACATGTCGCTTTTCTATAATAACAGCTTCCTGAGGGACATTAGGGCttataatagtatgttctctatgACATCTTTTGGTGCCACTGTAGACGATGAACTGAACGATGGTCGTGGTCCTTATGTTTTTAAGGTTTCAGGACAAGTTAGTCATAGGATCGGTTCCCTCTGTCCTGATGCTGTAAAGGGGCCTAGATTTCTCCAGTTATATCTATTTGATACAGCTAACGAGGTTCAGAACAGGTTGAAATCATTTAAAAATCCTCAGAAAAATCTTCTGGATGAGGGCGTGGTTAGGTTTCTGGTGTCCTTTCTCAGTGAGAATAACGAATACGTACGGACGTTTAAGACTGCAAAACAGTTTGCAGATGAGATGAACATCCCATCATATTCAGTTCGTCTGTTTAATGACATTGTTGATCGTAGGTATGATTTACCTACGCCTGGATCTTTAGGTTGTATTGTTACATGTGATGCGTCTGCTGGTGATCGTTACGACATTGTCATTCATTCCAATACAGGTCGTCCTCAGTGTATTATTAAGCTACACCCTACTTATATGCCTCTGCATTACCCGCTTTTGTTTCCATACGGTGAGCCCGGTTGGTGTCCGATCATGAGATTAGGAAATAGAACTGATGCTGGGGATAAAAACCTCAAGGTAAATATGTATTATGCATACCACCTTCACGGGCGTCAGTACATATGGTCTGCTATTCTTAATTCTTCTAGATTGTTTCAGCAGTATTTAGTCGATGCGTTTACATGTATCGAGGATAGTCGTCTCCAGTTTTATGCAACACATCAGGAAACCCTTCATTCCGAATATGTTGGAGGCCTTTATGATGCATTATCGAAAGGTGATAGGGAGTCCCGATCAGTTGGAAAACGTGTGTTCCTACCAGCATCTTTTACTGGTGGTCCACGTTATATGTATAGCCACTATCAAGATGCTTTAGCGATCTGTAGGGTACACGGAAATCCATAGTATTTCATTACATTTACATGCAATGTCAAATGACCGGAGATTACACGGTATATGGACATGCATGATCAGAGAGACCCACAAAGCAGAGCAGATATCATTGCTAGAGTATTCAAGCTGAAAGTACAATCCTTCATAAATTACCTAAAGCAGGATAAACCTTTTGGAGAAATCGATGCATGTACGTATAACCATTCTTTGTATTTATCAATTATTACTTCACTTCTATAGTGTGCTCAGTATTGTTTCCCAATAGTTTATAACTATTTGTTAATTCCCATTTCGATTTGTTTCCCTTTTCCTATATAACAGATTTCTATATCTGTGTAGATTTGTACACAATTGAATTTCAAAATAGAGGGCTTCCCCACTGTCACACATTAATTTGGGTAAATGTTGAATACAAGATAAAAACTCCGGAAGAAGTTGATGCGTTTATTACAACAGAACTGCCGGATCCATTACTAGAGCCTCAACTATATGCAACTATATGCAACTATAACAACGTGCATGATCCATGGTCCGTGTGGATTGCTCAATGAAAGAGCTCCATGTATGAAGGATGGAAAGTGCAGCAAACATTTCCCAAAGCCATTCCTCGCTGCTAAAGTCTTTGATATAGAAGGTTACGCTCGCTACAAACACGGACCAGATGCCCAATACACAACATCATGTGGAATCATTATCCACAGTGGATATGTTGTGCCATATAACAAGAAACTTTGCTCCAGATTCGAAGCTCATATAAATGTAGAATATTGTGGGTGGAACATGATGATCAAATACCTTTTTAAGTATATCTCAAAGGGAACATATCGTGTCAGATATGTCATTCAAAAGGATGTAGGTGTCAATGATGTTGGACCAAGCAACACTGTAAATGAACAACCGGGTGTCATGTGTCAAGAAAAGCAACACATCGATGAGATAAAAACATATTTGGATGGTAGATATATTTGTCCGCATGAAGCAGCATGGCGAATATTTGATTTCCCTATACATCATCGAAATCCAGCGGTCCAGATACTCTCAGTTCATGAAGAAAATAGTCAGTCAATTCTTTTCAAGGAAGACACAACAATAATATAAGTTCTCCGTAATCCATCTGCTACTAGGACAACCCTTTTAGCATGGTTTGAAAGCAACGCAAAGGACCCGACGGGTCATGAAAACACATATATTGAGTATCCAAAATACTACAAATGGGATGGCCCTTCCAAATCGTGGGATAGGAGAGCATCCGTTTCATCTAACATGGTTGGTCGTCTTGTATTTATGCATCCATCATCTGGTGAATTGTTCTACTTGCGGTTGTTGTTGTGTCACCAAAAGGGTTGTACCTCTTTTGAAGACCTCCGAATTGTATCTGGTTATGTTCACCCTACATACAGATATGCATGTAATGCGCTTGGAATCATAGGGGATGACATTGAGTGGCTTGCTACGTTCAATGATGCTTCTACATGGGCAACACCATTCCAACTCCGTCTTCTTTTTTGTAGTTTGTTATTATTCTGTGAAGTTACAGATCCAAACCTTTTGTGGCAAAAGGCTTATGAAAAAATGTCAGACGACTACATTTATAGATTAAAATCAACATTACCTGATAAGGCTTTCTCTGCAACAGACGATGTAGTTCGTCAGCAATTACTTCATGATCTAGAAGACATGCTCTCTTCTTCTGTTCCAGCAAGATCACTTGCTCATTTCAATTTGCCCATGCCATCACCTGTTATGCATACAATTCTCCAAAATCGACTACTCCTGGAATAGATGACTTACGACAAAAGGGTTTTGGCAGATCAACATGCACAATTGCTTCTACAACTAAATACGCAGCAGATGGCGATATATGGAAGTGTTGTTTCCCGTATAGAAGCTAACAAACATATTCTTATGTTCGTTTATGGCCATGGGGGTACCGGAAAGACATTCCTTTGGACAACTATTCTTTCTTTTTTTCGATCGCTCGGAAAGGTTGTTCTTGCAGTCGCCGCTTTCGGAATAGCATCATTGCTTTTGCCTTCTGGAACCACAGCGCGTTCGAGATTTAAGATACCAATTGATCTCGCCAGCAACAGATCATGCGATATAAAAAAAAGAACATCACTAGCCGATCTTATGAAACATACATCACTCATCATATGGGATGAAGACCCTATGAGTGATAGACGATGCTTTGAATATCTTGATAGGTCTTTACGGGATGTACTTGACTGTGATGAGAAGCCATTCAATGGTATTTCAGTCCTTCTTGGTGGTGACTTTCGACAAACACTACCTGTTTTGCCAAAAGGCACACGATCACAAATCATAGATCTTACACTGCCAAACTCATATCTATGGAAGTTTTTCGACATTCAGATGTTGACTCAAAACATGAGGCTCGGTTCCAATGAGGATAAGAATCCGCAGACAATGTCAACAGCCTTCTTTGCCGAATAGCTACTTCAAATTGGTGAGGGCATAGTTGGACGGCCTGATCCACGCGACACGTCTTTCATTCAGATCCCTCATTCATTGCTGATACCTCCAGCGCATGACTCACTACAACAACTGATACGTTTTGTATACGACACAAAATTACTTAACGCTCCGACAGTAATCGATCTATCAACACGAGCGATTGTCTGTCCAACTAATGAAGTTGCCGATAATATCAACAACATCATCCTCAAATCGGTTGAAACGGATAGCAGGACATATAACAGTACGGATGCAATGGAACCGAACGGAAAGCACACATCAGATTTAGAGGGATTGTTCCCCATAGAATACCTAAATCAGTTGACTTTCCCAAGAACACCACCACACACATTGGAATTAAAGTTGAAGACACCCATAATGTTAATGTGAAACATCAGGCAACGAGATGGCTTATGTAATCGAACCAGACTAATTGTCACACAACTTCTGCCAGCAGTGATTGAGGCGACTATAATCATAGGGACATCCATCGGACAACGAGTCTATATACCTCGCATAAAGTTCATCCATAAACCATTAGATTTGCCTGTCTCATTTACATGAAAGCAATTCCCTGTTAAGTTATGCTATACAATGACAATCAACAAAAGCCAAGGGCAGTCTCTGAAAAAAATCAGTGTTTATCTGTCTCAACTCGTTTTCTCACATGGGCAGTTGTATGTAGCACTTTCTAGAGCAACTTCCCCAGATTCATTGAAGATCCTTATAGAAAGAGATGATGATATGCCGTACAACGAAACAAAAAATGTTGTGTATAGAGACTTATTACAAAAAAATCACTGCAACTAAGGTGTCCCACATCATCACCGCATACTATCATCCCGTTCATATCATCATTTTACTATAGTCATTCAGTATTAGACACCAACAAATATTTATGTGTATTACAGATATGTAGTAAACTACAGAACAAATTATGATCTTTTGCATAGGCTCATTATATCAATTTAAAATGGAAAGTTACTAACACATTTCACCTACTGTCAGAAACGAACAACAAACAATGACCAGCATATCTGAATTGAAGCGCGATGGAATTGGAAGTCCAATAGAATTGAGAATTATTCGGAAATGGAGGCACGATGTCCGTCGATATGAAACCTGGTTTCTTGGGGTTGACAGATTTGTAAGTGAATAAAAAATGTAACAgctcggattcccaggtatcatttattcttttaatttttggtgatttgtaaggagactcgacgagttggagctcaaactcgccgagtatgatcgcggttttgggcaagggttcgcgtccggactcgacgagtccacactgtttaatgaaaccctaatttccagggtatgagacctatttaaaggtgcttatggccatcatttgcggccaccaaccccagagagaaccctaaagagtccttgagcgttttgtgagagagaagaggaaggtCCTTGACTATTTATGGGTGTTTTTGCATATAAAAGAGGaacaaggcaagaggagaccaaagagggtgctaatccagtgatttatgagctcagagacttcatttgaggtaaccattcgttcctttctcagtccttggtgtaaatcttagagttagggtttctttgtggaaagATCCATGGCgtaattggcctcttcttgtgtttgtgctttagatctggacccaaagaggtctagagactCTTTTCCcacaagctttatgagtgttaatggaggccatgagcttagaatagcattctagagaccatatcatcaaataaggcctttggaccattgcatgagcaccaagatagtaactttacgtgatgtatgtgcttggaaggactggatctatgagttattggaacggatctgacctcaggagtgagtttgagtttatgcatggcatagactggccgagtctgaagaacagactcggcgagtagcatgaagattgtccataaccactcagcgagtggtcttgccgagttaaggggttgactcagtgagtcagggagagtcagagagggttgacgggtggactgagtcaagctggaactcgccgagttgttcttgagactcagcgagttgagtcgtggtggccccgcgattcatgccaggtggaactcattgagtcaggggagtactcgacgtgtcaagggaggatcctagggagttagtgaacacgtatagacttgccgagtcgctctagtgcactcaccgagtccggtcagagttgaccgttgaccagagttgaccagtgttgacttgataggggtagtcaaccttatttgtgaaagtgttaattagagatatattgtgttataggaggattatagctcgggggatcgagtacgagtgatttccgggatttgcgagttatcgagatacgcgaggtgagtcttctcactatactttaccttgagtaggtaatcagagttatgtgacagagtatttgtatgctatatgtatgttatgtgttgtactgcattatttctatgtgatttatgctgtgcatgtttatagagttggaaccggaaggttcacagagttagaaccagagggttcacagagtagggtccacggacccacagagttatagcctcgagtggctaatatgtgttatgtgtggtattttggggaactcactaagctttgtgcttacagtgttggtgttatttgtttcaggtactagtgatgaccgtgggaaggcgccgacttgatcagtacacacacatgggattttaatgttatgtgatcttgggattctttatatgtcatggattggagtttcaaacattgatgtttttatgaaaattaaatgaatatgtttctatattatgcgaaaaattattttgaaatttacggtgttacaagttggtatcagagccttggtttgagggattcgagtacaccttcaggcgtatttgaactcaaactga
The genomic region above belongs to Lactuca sativa cultivar Salinas chromosome 4, Lsat_Salinas_v11, whole genome shotgun sequence and contains:
- the LOC111891379 gene encoding uncharacterized protein LOC111891379, with translation MKDGKCSKHFPKPFLAAKVFDIEGYARYKHGPDAQYTTSCGIIIHSGYVVPYNKKLCSRFEAHINVEYCGWNMMIKYLFKYISKGTYRVRYVIQKDVGVNDVGPSNTVNEQPGVMCQEKQHIDEIKTYLDGRYICPHEAAWRIFDFPIHHRNPAVQILSVHEENSQSILFKEDTTII
- the LOC111891380 gene encoding uncharacterized protein LOC111891380, whose translation is MTYDKRVLADQHAQLLLQLNTQQMAIYGSVVSRIEANKHILMFVYGHGGTGKTFLWTTILSFFRSLGKVVLAVAAFGIASLLLPSGTTARSRFKIPIDLASNRSCDIKKRTSLADLMKHTSLIIWDEDPMSDRRCFEYLDRSLRDVLDCDEKPFNGISVLLGGDFRQTLPVLPKGTRSQIIDLTLPNSYLWKFFDIQMLTQNMRLGSNEDKNPQTMSTAFFAE